Proteins encoded together in one Pseudomonas sp. Seg1 window:
- a CDS encoding prepilin peptidase, whose product MHSFVLLIWLTLCAAQDARQRHIGNGLTLGVGGLALGYLLLTGHTWLGADMAQAGWAVLLAVVLSVPGYILKRFGAGDVKLMTALALATDGTLLLGAFIGAALSSALWILLVPKLWLHMSQGLRERLRYLGPDKSKKLPFAPFVLIGTILTLLWIH is encoded by the coding sequence ATGCACAGCTTTGTCCTACTGATCTGGCTGACACTTTGTGCGGCGCAGGATGCCCGCCAGCGGCATATCGGCAACGGCCTGACCCTGGGGGTGGGCGGGCTGGCGCTGGGATACTTGTTGCTCACCGGCCACACCTGGCTCGGCGCCGACATGGCGCAAGCAGGCTGGGCAGTGCTGCTGGCCGTGGTGCTTTCTGTTCCTGGTTATATCCTGAAACGTTTTGGCGCCGGCGATGTGAAATTAATGACAGCCTTGGCGCTTGCGACGGACGGTACGCTGCTGCTCGGCGCGTTCATCGGTGCAGCATTGTCCAGCGCCCTGTGGATCCTGCTGGTGCCAAAACTCTGGCTGCATATGAGTCAAGGGCTTAGAGAACGTCTTCGATATCTAGGGCCAGACAAGTCAAAAAAGCTGCCATTTGCACCGTTCGTGCTAATCGGAACAATCCTGACTTTGCTTTGGATCCATTAG
- a CDS encoding response regulator transcription factor, with amino-acid sequence MNKLTSAVKVLVVDDQPLIVEELCEFIESSGYRCVPCESSKQAIEQFVEDSAIGLVLCDLHMPDMDGIQLVQELQRLAGKHRVFEAIMLTGRADKQDVIKALRAGIADYYQKPIDLDELLEGLQRQEVALQERQKTLQLGHLNQKLQYLSESIDDLYQDLDKVRRGPAPASDDTSAELEGVEIPAIFNQLSPRQLDVARLVGKGQTNYQIACELGITENTVKLYVSQVLRLTHMHNRTQLALALSPGNSGRQRVTAH; translated from the coding sequence GTGAACAAGCTTACGTCTGCGGTAAAGGTGCTGGTGGTCGACGATCAGCCGCTGATTGTCGAGGAACTCTGCGAATTCATCGAAAGCAGCGGCTACCGTTGCGTGCCTTGCGAATCGAGCAAGCAGGCGATCGAACAATTCGTCGAAGACTCCGCCATCGGCCTGGTCCTGTGTGACCTGCATATGCCGGACATGGACGGCATTCAACTGGTGCAGGAACTGCAACGGCTGGCGGGCAAGCATCGCGTGTTCGAAGCCATCATGCTCACCGGTCGCGCCGACAAACAGGACGTGATCAAAGCCTTGCGCGCCGGGATCGCCGACTACTACCAGAAACCGATTGATCTGGACGAACTGCTCGAAGGTCTGCAACGCCAGGAAGTGGCATTGCAGGAACGGCAGAAAACCCTGCAATTGGGCCATCTGAATCAGAAGCTGCAATACCTCTCCGAGTCGATCGACGATCTCTACCAGGACCTCGACAAAGTTCGCCGTGGCCCCGCGCCTGCAAGTGACGATACGTCGGCTGAGCTGGAAGGCGTGGAGATACCGGCGATTTTCAATCAGCTGTCGCCACGTCAGCTCGACGTCGCAAGGTTGGTGGGCAAGGGCCAGACCAACTATCAGATCGCCTGTGAATTGGGCATTACCGAGAACACGGTAAAGCTCTATGTCTCGCAAGTGCTGCGTCTGACGCACATGCACAACCGCACCCAGTTGGCCCTGGCGTTGTCACCCGGCAACTCGGGACGGCAACGGGTGACCGCGCACTGA
- a CDS encoding response regulator: protein MNSSHTPRQQLLLVDDEEDALLELAELLEGEGFTCHTATSVKLALHHLTRHPDIALVITDLRMPEESGMSLIKRLREHTSRQHLPVIVTSGHADMEDVSDMLRLQVLDLFRKPIYHVRLLETLDNLFPKPKVSSVRGV, encoded by the coding sequence ATGAACTCCTCACACACTCCACGCCAGCAGTTGCTCCTCGTCGACGATGAGGAGGACGCACTGCTGGAGCTTGCGGAGTTGCTGGAGGGCGAAGGCTTCACCTGTCACACCGCGACGTCGGTGAAACTCGCCCTTCATCACCTCACCCGCCATCCCGATATCGCGTTGGTGATCACCGATCTGCGCATGCCGGAAGAAAGCGGCATGTCGCTGATCAAACGCCTGCGTGAGCACACCTCGCGCCAGCATCTGCCGGTGATCGTCACCTCCGGGCATGCGGACATGGAGGACGTCAGCGACATGCTGCGCTTGCAGGTGCTGGATCTGTTCCGTAAGCCGATCTACCACGTGCGCTTGCTGGAAACCCTCGACAACCTGTTTCCCAAGCCCAAGGTCAGTAGCGTTCGCGGGGTGTGA
- a CDS encoding Flp family type IVb pilin: MSYSLIVQKIKSTTTFFKGLTKDTEGASAIEYALVVGLVALVIAAFGSGIGTRVTAILTQIQTALGG; the protein is encoded by the coding sequence ATGTCGTATTCCCTCATTGTTCAAAAGATCAAATCCACGACCACATTTTTCAAAGGTCTGACCAAAGACACTGAAGGCGCGTCCGCCATCGAGTACGCGTTGGTGGTCGGTCTGGTGGCGCTGGTGATTGCCGCGTTCGGTTCGGGCATCGGCACTCGTGTCACCGCGATTCTGACCCAGATCCAGACCGCGCTCGGCGGATAA
- the cpaB gene encoding Flp pilus assembly protein CpaB yields the protein MNSRVTLGLAGLFLAGAIIAGYWGLTLSRPSVAEPVAAPAVVPVVPPAAKAEPVEDPTRQPVVVLLRDIAPFVKITAADIAVEKLRTAPAGSLGNVDQVIGRTPWRPLSAGSWLNEESFEPGSQLARMIRPGERALAVAVDEVINVGGQLAPGDYVDVLLFLRKDESNPQASAQLVVPAVRVLVVGSQSGLTNDGQPSSPARSDDERLKQEQQRMAARSVVLAVPEPLLNRLMLASGAGVLRLAVRSADEQQLAKYWAGENDVATRLDTPRRDLLEFSQLSLAAPPKPLAVAGQPTARKPTVEVIRGAENAQPTP from the coding sequence ATGAACAGTCGCGTCACCTTGGGTCTGGCCGGGTTGTTCCTGGCAGGCGCCATCATTGCCGGATATTGGGGGCTGACATTGAGCCGGCCATCAGTGGCCGAACCGGTCGCTGCACCTGCCGTGGTGCCGGTCGTACCGCCCGCCGCCAAGGCCGAACCCGTGGAAGACCCCACACGCCAACCCGTCGTTGTGCTGCTGCGGGACATTGCACCCTTCGTGAAAATCACTGCGGCTGACATTGCCGTGGAAAAACTGCGCACTGCACCCGCCGGTAGTCTGGGCAACGTCGATCAAGTGATCGGCCGCACGCCGTGGCGGCCCTTGAGTGCCGGCAGCTGGTTGAATGAAGAGAGCTTCGAGCCGGGCAGCCAACTGGCACGGATGATTCGCCCCGGTGAGCGCGCACTGGCCGTGGCGGTGGATGAGGTGATCAATGTCGGCGGGCAATTGGCGCCCGGCGATTACGTCGATGTGCTGCTGTTTCTGCGCAAGGACGAAAGCAATCCACAGGCCTCGGCGCAACTGGTGGTTCCGGCGGTGCGAGTGCTCGTGGTCGGCAGCCAGAGCGGCCTGACCAACGACGGCCAGCCAAGCAGCCCCGCGCGCAGTGACGACGAACGATTGAAACAGGAACAGCAACGCATGGCCGCACGCAGCGTGGTGCTGGCCGTGCCTGAGCCGTTGCTCAACCGCTTGATGCTGGCCTCCGGCGCCGGGGTGTTGCGCTTGGCAGTGCGCAGCGCCGATGAGCAACAACTGGCGAAATACTGGGCTGGCGAAAACGATGTCGCCACCCGTCTCGACACGCCGCGCCGCGACCTGCTCGAGTTCAGCCAGTTGTCTCTGGCAGCACCGCCAAAACCACTCGCTGTGGCCGGACAACCGACGGCGCGCAAACCCACCGTGGAAGTCATCCGCGGTGCCGAAAACGCTCAACCCACTCCCTGA
- a CDS encoding type II and III secretion system protein family protein, translated as MRTRFTPLFNGLFRASLLSVASIGTAVAAASNCAALGPLPATLEVGEGLQQALQSPVAITRVAVGDPKIADVRVTGDQGILLTGVAPGATTLMIWSACASAPRQSMVFVQGKASAAMKAVSLPASDDPNLPSQVQTDIRFVEVSRTKLKEAGTSIYGKGSNNFLFGGPGTVPNTGVTPGVVPLNNIDPRIAVPSIPLANDMFNIVWGGGSSKFLGIVNALEGSGFAYTLARPSLVALSGQSASFLAGGEIPIPVPSANSNSYSIEYKEFGIRLTLTPTVVSSDRIALKVAPEVSELDYNNGVTIGGTKVPAFTIRRTDTSISLADGESFVISGLISTQNASQVNKFPGLGDIPVLGAFFRNSSINREERELLMIVTPHLVQPLAVNAPLPSLPGEKLRNYDPNWYRLYFLENGNFDKRSGLSQ; from the coding sequence ATGCGCACACGCTTTACGCCCCTGTTCAACGGCTTGTTCCGCGCCTCGCTGCTGAGCGTCGCCTCGATCGGCACGGCCGTTGCCGCCGCGAGCAACTGCGCCGCCCTCGGTCCGTTGCCGGCGACACTGGAAGTCGGCGAAGGCCTGCAACAGGCGTTGCAATCGCCCGTGGCAATCACTCGGGTGGCGGTGGGCGATCCGAAAATTGCCGATGTGCGCGTGACCGGCGATCAGGGCATCCTGCTCACCGGCGTCGCGCCCGGCGCCACCACACTGATGATCTGGAGCGCGTGTGCCAGTGCCCCGCGCCAGAGCATGGTGTTCGTACAAGGCAAGGCGAGTGCGGCGATGAAGGCGGTCTCATTGCCGGCCTCCGACGACCCGAATCTGCCCTCGCAAGTGCAGACCGACATTCGCTTCGTCGAAGTCAGCCGCACCAAACTCAAAGAGGCGGGCACCTCGATCTACGGCAAAGGCTCGAACAATTTCCTCTTCGGTGGACCGGGCACGGTGCCCAACACCGGGGTCACGCCCGGCGTCGTGCCGCTGAACAATATCGACCCGCGCATCGCGGTGCCGAGCATCCCGCTGGCCAACGACATGTTCAACATCGTCTGGGGCGGCGGCAGCAGCAAATTCCTCGGCATCGTCAACGCACTGGAAGGCAGCGGATTCGCCTACACCCTGGCGCGCCCGAGTCTGGTGGCGTTGAGCGGGCAGAGCGCAAGTTTCCTCGCCGGCGGTGAAATCCCGATCCCGGTGCCCAGCGCCAACAGCAACAGTTACTCCATCGAATACAAGGAATTCGGCATCCGCCTGACCCTGACGCCGACGGTGGTCAGCAGTGACCGCATCGCCCTGAAAGTGGCACCCGAAGTCAGCGAGCTGGATTACAACAACGGCGTGACCATCGGCGGCACCAAAGTGCCGGCCTTCACCATCCGCCGCACCGACACCAGCATCTCGCTGGCCGATGGCGAGAGTTTTGTGATCAGCGGTTTGATCAGCACGCAAAACGCTTCACAGGTGAACAAGTTTCCCGGCTTGGGCGACATACCGGTGCTCGGCGCTTTTTTCCGTAACTCCTCGATCAACCGAGAGGAGCGCGAGCTGCTGATGATCGTCACCCCGCATCTGGTTCAACCGCTGGCCGTCAACGCACCGTTGCCTTCGCTGCCGGGTGAAAAACTGCGCAACTACGACCCCAACTGGTATCGCCTGTACTTCCTCGAAAACGGCAACTTCGATAAACGCAGCGGGTTATCGCAATGA
- a CDS encoding pilus assembly protein has translation MSQSLSQTFLAITRNDTDLEWLQGALAPLGQVVSAGGGSLDELLALVDVTFASLVFVGLDRDHLVAQSALIEGVLEAKPMLAIVALGDGMDNQLVLNAMRAGARDFVAYGSRSSEVAGLVRRLSKRLPAVTPNAQLGGLTVLYGVQSNADGALLANHMALVVQKSGQQTLLLDLGLPRGDSLALLGLESSFHFGDALRHLRRLDATLIDSAFTSAEAGLRILAYAPGDEPLERTSAAELYMLLSALRQHFQHIVVNLTGQPDSEALRTFVSHCDKLLWYTDQNVLDCRRNLAVLNLWREKGMKLDHGRLLVDRYLRNVAPDSETLGKTFGLEVIAVLAFSPEIRLNAKNQGVTLFELAPREAISQSLRTLGERLAKRSEGLAKPKANWFNRLRGTS, from the coding sequence ATGAGCCAGAGCCTCAGTCAGACCTTCCTCGCCATCACCCGCAACGACACCGATCTTGAGTGGTTGCAAGGTGCGCTGGCGCCGCTCGGGCAAGTGGTCAGCGCCGGGGGCGGCAGCCTTGACGAGTTGCTGGCGCTGGTTGACGTGACCTTTGCCAGCCTGGTCTTCGTCGGGCTTGATCGCGATCATCTGGTGGCCCAGAGCGCCCTGATCGAAGGCGTGCTGGAAGCCAAACCGATGCTCGCCATCGTCGCCCTCGGTGACGGCATGGACAATCAGTTGGTGCTCAACGCGATGCGTGCCGGGGCGCGGGATTTTGTCGCCTACGGTTCACGCTCCAGCGAAGTCGCCGGGCTGGTGCGGCGCCTGAGCAAACGCCTGCCAGCCGTGACGCCGAACGCCCAGCTCGGTGGCTTGACCGTGCTCTACGGCGTGCAAAGCAACGCCGACGGCGCGCTGCTCGCCAACCACATGGCGCTGGTGGTGCAGAAGAGCGGCCAGCAAACCCTGTTGCTGGATCTGGGTTTGCCGCGCGGCGACAGCCTGGCCTTGCTCGGGCTTGAGAGTTCGTTCCATTTTGGCGATGCGCTGCGCCACTTGCGGCGGCTCGATGCGACCCTGATCGACAGCGCCTTCACCAGTGCCGAGGCCGGCCTGCGCATTCTCGCCTACGCGCCTGGCGACGAACCGCTGGAGCGCACCAGCGCCGCCGAGTTGTACATGTTGCTCAGTGCCCTGCGCCAACACTTCCAGCACATCGTCGTCAACCTTACCGGCCAGCCCGACAGTGAGGCGCTGCGCACCTTCGTCAGCCATTGCGACAAGCTGTTGTGGTACACCGACCAGAACGTGCTCGACTGTCGGCGCAACCTCGCCGTGCTCAATCTGTGGCGCGAAAAAGGCATGAAACTCGACCACGGTCGGCTGCTGGTGGATCGCTACCTGCGCAACGTTGCGCCGGATTCCGAGACCCTCGGCAAGACTTTCGGCCTGGAGGTGATCGCGGTACTCGCGTTCAGCCCGGAGATCCGTCTCAACGCAAAAAACCAAGGCGTGACCCTGTTCGAACTGGCCCCGCGTGAGGCCATCAGCCAAAGCCTGCGCACCCTTGGCGAACGCTTGGCGAAACGCTCCGAAGGCCTGGCCAAACCCAAGGCCAACTGGTTCAACCGCTTGCGAGGCACCTCATGA
- a CDS encoding CpaF family protein, with the protein MNGEQLFGGPQRHASGNTDHDGLKLVLHRYIIDAIEESGKNLLEGSRQVLSQFVIDKVAEYIARLHLAISRYEMERLAEEIVDELTGFGPLEVLLRDNAVTEILVNGPHRVFIERDGVLHMSDLRFIDAHHVERVMQRILAPLGRRLDESSPMVDARLPDGSRVNAIIPPIALDGPCLSIRKFRKDMLKSADLMAMQTIDQAIYDFIEEAVGKRCNILISGGTGTGKTTLLNILSQLINPHERLVTIEDVAELQLGHPHVVRLETRPPNAEGHGEVKASDLIRNALRMRPDRIILGEIRGVEVVDVLTAMNTGHDGSMSTVHANNAQDALLRLETLVGLTGRTIAERTLRQMICAALDVVIQLTRMPDGRRCVSEVVEVVGVRDDVYVTNTLFRLDRRTGFGFLREAVNPAGDKLRREPALAH; encoded by the coding sequence ATGAACGGCGAACAACTGTTCGGCGGGCCGCAGCGCCATGCCTCCGGCAACACTGATCACGATGGCCTGAAACTGGTGTTGCACCGCTACATCATCGACGCCATCGAAGAGTCCGGGAAAAACCTGCTGGAGGGCTCGCGGCAGGTGCTGTCGCAATTTGTCATCGACAAGGTCGCCGAATACATCGCGCGCCTGCACCTGGCGATTTCTCGTTATGAAATGGAGCGTCTGGCCGAAGAAATCGTCGATGAGCTGACCGGTTTCGGCCCGTTGGAAGTGCTGCTGCGCGACAACGCGGTGACCGAGATTCTGGTCAACGGCCCGCACCGGGTGTTCATCGAACGCGATGGCGTGCTGCATATGAGCGACTTGCGCTTTATCGATGCGCATCACGTCGAGCGGGTCATGCAACGCATTCTCGCGCCGCTGGGGCGGCGTCTCGACGAGTCGTCGCCGATGGTCGATGCGCGCCTGCCCGATGGCAGCCGGGTCAACGCGATCATCCCGCCGATTGCCCTCGACGGGCCGTGTCTGTCGATCCGGAAATTTCGCAAGGACATGCTCAAGAGCGCCGACCTGATGGCGATGCAAACCATCGATCAGGCGATCTACGACTTCATCGAGGAAGCCGTGGGCAAGCGCTGCAACATCCTCATCAGCGGCGGCACCGGCACCGGCAAAACCACGTTGCTGAACATCCTCAGCCAGTTGATCAATCCCCACGAACGGCTTGTGACCATCGAAGACGTCGCCGAATTGCAGCTCGGCCATCCCCACGTCGTGCGTCTGGAAACCCGCCCGCCGAACGCCGAAGGTCACGGCGAGGTGAAGGCCAGTGACCTGATTCGCAACGCCCTGCGCATGCGCCCAGACCGGATCATCCTCGGCGAGATTCGTGGCGTCGAAGTGGTCGACGTACTCACCGCGATGAACACTGGCCACGACGGCTCGATGAGCACCGTGCACGCCAACAATGCCCAGGATGCCTTGCTGCGTCTGGAAACCCTGGTCGGCCTGACCGGGCGCACCATCGCCGAACGCACCTTGCGCCAGATGATCTGCGCCGCGCTGGATGTGGTGATTCAACTGACGCGCATGCCCGACGGGCGCCGCTGCGTCAGCGAAGTGGTGGAGGTGGTCGGCGTGCGTGACGACGTCTACGTCACCAACACCCTGTTTCGCCTTGATCGGCGCACTGGCTTCGGCTTCCTCCGCGAGGCGGTCAATCCGGCGGGCGACAAGTTGCGCCGCGAACCGGCGCTCGCGCATTGA
- a CDS encoding type II secretion system F family protein gives MLKPLLLIVICLALLGLSLRMFYTGWRQGGAERVLDRLNQGQPQLTADSPRWAGLERAFLRAGLGRPTERIGVWLLLWGFAVLIGFALAGWIGLLVLLVLPPLALRVYVSWRYQRRLRRMIEQLPQLLDHTVRSLKSGRTLADAVLGGIEASEYPLKDAMGRVQRNVQLGVSLPDAASDLAELYERDEFRLFALGLKVNHRYGGNASELLENLIKMIRERDQASRQLRAMTGETRLTAWVLGLLPIIMAGYFLMANPIYLVAMWHDPSGQRMLATAFGMQVIGSLLLWRMLRSL, from the coding sequence ATGCTCAAACCGCTGTTGCTGATCGTGATTTGTCTGGCCTTGCTCGGGCTGTCGCTGCGGATGTTTTACACCGGCTGGCGTCAGGGCGGTGCCGAGCGGGTGCTTGATCGGCTTAATCAGGGGCAACCCCAACTGACCGCGGATTCGCCGCGCTGGGCCGGTCTTGAACGCGCCTTTTTGCGCGCCGGACTGGGCCGGCCGACCGAGCGCATCGGTGTCTGGCTGCTGCTCTGGGGTTTCGCGGTGCTCATCGGTTTTGCCTTGGCGGGGTGGATCGGTCTGCTGGTGCTGCTCGTGCTGCCACCGCTGGCATTGCGCGTGTATGTCAGTTGGCGCTACCAGCGCCGGTTGCGGCGCATGATCGAGCAACTGCCGCAATTGCTCGATCACACCGTGCGCAGTTTGAAGTCCGGGCGCACCCTCGCCGATGCGGTGCTGGGTGGCATCGAGGCCAGCGAATATCCGCTCAAAGACGCCATGGGCCGGGTCCAGCGTAACGTGCAGTTGGGCGTGAGCCTGCCGGACGCCGCGTCGGATCTGGCCGAGCTGTACGAGCGTGATGAGTTTCGCCTGTTTGCCCTCGGTCTCAAGGTCAATCATCGCTACGGCGGCAACGCCAGCGAGTTGCTGGAAAACCTCATCAAGATGATCCGCGAGCGTGATCAGGCCTCCCGCCAATTACGCGCCATGACCGGTGAAACCCGCCTCACGGCCTGGGTGCTGGGTTTGTTGCCGATCATCATGGCCGGGTACTTCCTGATGGCCAATCCGATTTATCTGGTCGCCATGTGGCACGACCCGTCCGGGCAGCGAATGCTGGCCACGGCGTTCGGCATGCAGGTGATCGGCAGTCTTCTACTCTGGCGGATGCTGCGCAGCCTATGA
- a CDS encoding type II secretion system F family protein: MTTPLMISAVLLLGAALLLLVSLLEQRRRTRQVSRRLEGDLLRENRFGNLLQVLGDSKVGQRSVKLDNETQALLNRLGWRSARQRSLFAACQIGSPLLLLALTVLLQSVFFPAVEKQWIAPLFALGVGYLLPKRLLVIAVARRQKQLATEIGTFIPLLRILFESGMAVEQALRVLSHEGQALLPVLTQELRLVLARVDSGLELGEELNKATQLLAVDEFTDTCVILQQLLHQGGGAMKSLLSLKQLLDDRRLTRLQEYISKMSAKMSVVMMLFLFPALLIVLAGPGFTALAKALGA, from the coding sequence ATGACCACGCCCCTGATGATCAGCGCCGTGCTGTTGCTCGGCGCCGCGCTGTTGCTGCTGGTCAGCCTGTTGGAGCAGCGCCGCCGCACCCGGCAAGTCAGCCGTCGACTGGAGGGCGACCTGCTGCGGGAAAACCGTTTCGGCAATCTGCTGCAAGTGCTCGGCGACAGCAAGGTCGGCCAGCGCAGCGTCAAACTCGACAATGAAACCCAGGCCCTGCTCAACCGTCTGGGCTGGCGCAGCGCGCGCCAGCGTTCGTTGTTCGCTGCCTGCCAGATCGGCTCACCGTTATTGCTGCTGGCGCTGACGGTGTTGCTGCAATCGGTGTTTTTCCCGGCCGTGGAAAAGCAGTGGATCGCGCCGTTGTTCGCCCTCGGCGTCGGCTATCTGTTGCCCAAGCGACTGCTGGTGATTGCGGTCGCCCGACGGCAGAAACAACTGGCGACCGAGATCGGTACATTCATTCCGCTGCTGCGCATCCTCTTCGAATCCGGCATGGCCGTGGAGCAGGCATTACGTGTCCTCAGCCATGAGGGTCAGGCTTTGCTGCCGGTGCTGACTCAGGAGCTGCGTCTGGTGCTGGCGCGTGTCGACTCGGGTCTTGAACTGGGCGAAGAACTGAACAAGGCCACGCAATTGCTGGCGGTGGATGAGTTCACCGACACCTGCGTGATCCTCCAGCAACTGCTGCATCAGGGCGGCGGCGCAATGAAGTCGCTGCTGTCGCTCAAGCAATTGCTCGATGACCGACGCCTGACGCGTCTGCAGGAATACATCTCGAAGATGTCCGCGAAAATGTCCGTCGTGATGATGCTGTTTCTCTTCCCGGCGTTATTGATTGTCCTCGCCGGCCCGGGCTTCACTGCCCTGGCGAAAGCGTTGGGTGCATGA
- a CDS encoding tetratricopeptide repeat protein, which produces MKAMIAGLCLLMLGGCANTGQNPWEALTNSASCGKLSSDQQLSLNLADDMANDGKLHASLANLQSLPDNLADVRLRKAKVYRLLGRSEAEPLYRSLLGTCLAAEAEHGLGQLAAAKSDYGQAQAHLQRAARLAPTDEKIRNDLGVVYLNQLRIEDARFEFLTAMELKQSDQLAALNLVTLLLYQDDWTRAAELVSRLGLSPAQFSEAQSRAEKLKSPSRATVAVTAMLKSGEL; this is translated from the coding sequence ATGAAAGCAATGATTGCAGGCTTGTGTTTGTTGATGCTCGGTGGCTGCGCCAATACCGGGCAGAACCCGTGGGAGGCGCTGACCAACAGCGCCAGTTGCGGCAAGTTGAGTTCCGATCAGCAGCTGTCGCTGAACCTGGCCGATGACATGGCCAATGACGGCAAGCTGCACGCCAGCCTGGCCAACCTGCAAAGCCTGCCGGACAACCTTGCCGATGTGCGTTTGCGCAAGGCCAAGGTCTATCGCCTGCTCGGGCGCAGCGAGGCCGAACCGCTGTATCGCAGCCTGCTCGGCACCTGCCTCGCCGCCGAGGCCGAGCATGGTCTGGGCCAACTCGCCGCGGCGAAATCCGACTACGGCCAGGCGCAGGCGCATCTGCAACGTGCCGCACGGTTGGCGCCGACCGACGAAAAAATCCGCAATGACCTCGGTGTGGTGTACCTCAACCAGTTGCGCATCGAAGACGCACGTTTCGAATTCCTCACCGCCATGGAGCTCAAGCAGAGCGATCAACTGGCGGCGCTGAATCTGGTCACGCTGTTGCTCTATCAGGACGACTGGACCCGCGCCGCCGAACTGGTCAGCCGTCTCGGTCTGAGCCCGGCGCAATTCAGTGAGGCCCAGAGCCGCGCGGAAAAACTCAAGTCGCCGAGTCGCGCCACCGTCGCTGTCACGGCGATGCTCAAGTCAGGAGAACTGTGA
- a CDS encoding DUF3613 domain-containing protein: MKTAMFCLGLLALPLTSHAIDAGPASAQQQETEGWLQLQGRNKVASPKVQTATPTERELTMQRWLKSYQHEIPQFFDQEQGGKVDSGSGGGG; the protein is encoded by the coding sequence ATGAAAACCGCGATGTTTTGTCTGGGCTTGTTGGCACTGCCGCTGACCAGCCACGCCATCGACGCCGGCCCGGCCTCGGCCCAGCAACAGGAAACCGAAGGCTGGCTGCAACTGCAGGGCCGCAACAAAGTCGCCTCGCCGAAAGTGCAAACGGCCACGCCGACCGAGCGTGAACTGACCATGCAGCGTTGGCTGAAAAGCTATCAGCACGAGATCCCGCAGTTTTTCGATCAGGAGCAGGGCGGCAAGGTCGACAGTGGCTCGGGGGGCGGGGGCTGA
- a CDS encoding DUF6124 family protein, with protein sequence MDKLIPDPPLETTTPLEEILRAEDQARNREAIKRALDFYLCPNPVKPRQPSTMFLVNPSVDTESLLAHACESLASASAATSNFANELSGTQRSTVLGIQQVVMLAELAVNRALDRVDPQT encoded by the coding sequence ATGGACAAACTGATTCCCGACCCACCCCTCGAAACCACCACCCCGCTCGAAGAAATCCTGCGCGCCGAGGACCAGGCCAGAAACCGCGAAGCCATCAAACGCGCCCTCGATTTCTACCTCTGCCCCAATCCCGTCAAACCCCGCCAACCCAGCACGATGTTCCTCGTCAACCCGAGTGTCGACACCGAAAGCCTGCTCGCGCACGCTTGCGAATCACTGGCCAGTGCCAGCGCGGCGACCAGCAACTTCGCCAATGAACTGAGCGGCACGCAGCGCAGCACGGTGTTGGGCATCCAGCAGGTTGTCATGCTCGCCGAACTGGCGGTGAACCGCGCGCTGGACCGGGTGGACCCACAGACCTGA